The Neisseria subflava genome has a segment encoding these proteins:
- the fusA gene encoding elongation factor G yields the protein MARKTPISLYRNIGISAHIDAGKTTTTERILFYTGLTHKLGEVHDGAATTDYMEQEQERGITITSAAVTSYWSGMAKQFPEHRFNIIDTPGHVDFTVEVERSMRVLDGAVMVYCAVGGVQPQSETVWRQANKYQVPRLAFVNKMDRQGANFFRVVEQMKTRLRANPVPIVIPVGAEDSFSGVVDLLKMKSIIWNEADKGTTFTYGDIPAELVETAEEWRQNMIEAAAEASEELMDKYLGGDELTEEEIVGALRQRTLAGEIQPMLCGSAFKNKGVQRMLDAVVELLPAPTDIPPVQGVNPNTEEADSREASDEEKFSALAFKMLNDKYVGQLTFIRVYSGVVKSGDTVLNSVKGTRERIGRLVQMTAADRTEIEEVRAGDIAAAIGLKDVTTGETLCAESAPIILERMEFPEPVIHIAVEPKTKADQEKMGIALNRLAKEDPSFRVRTDEESGQTIISGMGELHLEIIVDRMKREFGVEANIGAPQVAYRETIRKEVEAEYKHAKQSGGKGQYGHVVIKMEPMEPGGAGYEFIDEIKGGVIPREFIPSVDKGIRDTLPNGIVAGYPVVDVRVRLIFGSSHDVDSSQLAFELAASQAFKEGMRKANPALLEPIMAVEVETPEEYMGDVMGDLNRRRGVVLGMDDDGIGGKKVRAEVPLAEMFGYSTDLRSATQGRATYSMEFKKYSEAPAHIAAAVTEARKG from the coding sequence ATGGCTCGTAAGACCCCTATCAGCCTGTATCGCAATATCGGTATTTCTGCCCATATTGACGCGGGTAAAACAACCACAACAGAACGTATTTTGTTCTATACAGGTTTGACTCACAAATTGGGCGAAGTGCATGACGGCGCAGCTACTACCGACTACATGGAACAAGAGCAAGAGCGTGGTATTACCATTACTTCTGCTGCTGTGACTTCTTATTGGTCCGGTATGGCGAAACAGTTCCCTGAACATCGTTTCAACATCATTGACACCCCGGGACACGTTGACTTTACCGTAGAGGTAGAGCGTTCTATGCGTGTATTGGACGGCGCGGTAATGGTTTACTGTGCAGTAGGTGGTGTTCAACCTCAATCTGAAACCGTATGGCGTCAAGCTAACAAATACCAAGTACCTCGCTTGGCATTTGTAAACAAAATGGACCGTCAAGGTGCCAACTTCTTCCGCGTTGTTGAGCAAATGAAAACCCGTTTGCGCGCGAACCCTGTACCTATCGTGATTCCGGTTGGTGCGGAAGACAGCTTCAGCGGTGTTGTTGACCTGTTGAAAATGAAATCCATTATTTGGAATGAAGCCGATAAAGGTACAACCTTTACCTATGGCGATATTCCTGCTGAATTGGTTGAGACTGCCGAAGAATGGCGTCAAAACATGATTGAAGCTGCAGCAGAAGCCAGCGAAGAATTAATGGACAAATACTTGGGCGGTGATGAGCTGACTGAAGAAGAAATCGTAGGCGCATTGCGTCAACGTACTTTGGCCGGTGAAATTCAACCAATGTTGTGCGGTTCAGCATTTAAAAACAAAGGTGTTCAACGTATGTTGGATGCAGTTGTAGAATTGCTGCCTGCTCCTACCGACATTCCTCCAGTTCAAGGTGTTAACCCTAACACTGAAGAAGCCGACAGCCGTGAAGCCAGCGATGAAGAGAAATTCTCTGCATTGGCGTTCAAAATGTTGAATGATAAATACGTTGGTCAATTGACATTTATCCGCGTTTACTCTGGTGTGGTGAAATCCGGTGATACTGTATTGAACTCAGTAAAAGGTACTCGCGAACGTATCGGTCGCTTGGTGCAAATGACTGCTGCAGACCGTACTGAAATTGAAGAAGTACGCGCTGGCGACATCGCAGCCGCTATCGGTCTGAAAGACGTTACTACTGGTGAGACCTTGTGTGCAGAAAGCGCACCTATCATCTTGGAACGCATGGAATTCCCTGAGCCGGTAATCCATATTGCTGTTGAGCCGAAAACCAAAGCCGACCAAGAGAAAATGGGTATCGCCCTGAACCGTCTGGCGAAAGAAGACCCTTCTTTCCGCGTTCGTACAGACGAAGAATCCGGTCAAACCATTATTTCCGGTATGGGTGAGTTGCACTTGGAAATTATTGTTGACCGTATGAAACGCGAATTCGGCGTGGAAGCAAACATTGGTGCGCCTCAAGTGGCTTACCGTGAAACCATCCGCAAAGAAGTTGAAGCTGAATACAAACATGCCAAACAATCTGGTGGTAAAGGTCAATACGGTCACGTTGTGATCAAAATGGAACCTATGGAACCGGGTGGTGCAGGTTACGAATTTATCGACGAAATTAAAGGTGGTGTGATTCCTCGCGAATTCATTCCGTCTGTTGATAAAGGTATCCGCGATACCCTGCCTAATGGTATCGTTGCGGGCTACCCAGTAGTTGACGTACGCGTACGTTTGATTTTCGGTTCTTCACACGACGTCGACTCCTCTCAACTGGCCTTCGAATTGGCTGCTTCCCAAGCCTTCAAAGAAGGTATGCGTAAAGCCAATCCAGCTCTGTTGGAACCAATCATGGCAGTTGAAGTGGAAACCCCTGAAGAATACATGGGTGACGTAATGGGCGACTTGAACCGTCGCCGCGGCGTCGTATTGGGTATGGATGATGACGGTATCGGCGGTAAAAAAGTCCGTGCCGAAGTGCCTCTGGCAGAAATGTTCGGTTATTCTACCGACCTGCGTTCTGCAACCCAAGGTCGCGCTACTTACTCTATGGAGTTCAAGAAATATTCTGAAGCTCCTGCACACATAGCTGCTGCTGTAACTGAAGCCCGTAAAGGCTAA
- the rpsG gene encoding 30S ribosomal protein S7 yields the protein MPRRREVPKRDVLPDPKFGSVELTKFMNVLMIDGKKSVAERIVYGALEQIEKKTGKVAIEVFNEAIANAKPIVEVKSRRVGGANYQVPVEVRPSRRLALAMRWVRDAARKRGEKSMDLRLAGELIDAAEGRGGALKKREEVHRMAEANKAFSHFRF from the coding sequence ATGCCAAGACGTAGAGAAGTCCCTAAGCGCGACGTACTGCCAGATCCTAAATTCGGCAGCGTTGAGCTGACTAAATTCATGAACGTATTGATGATTGACGGTAAGAAATCTGTTGCAGAACGTATCGTTTACGGTGCGCTGGAACAAATTGAGAAAAAAACCGGCAAAGTAGCAATCGAAGTATTTAACGAAGCCATTGCAAACGCCAAACCTATCGTGGAAGTGAAAAGCCGCCGTGTAGGTGGTGCAAACTACCAAGTTCCTGTTGAAGTTCGTCCTTCACGTCGTCTGGCTTTGGCAATGCGCTGGGTTCGCGACGCGGCCCGTAAACGTGGTGAGAAATCTATGGACCTGCGTTTGGCGGGTGAATTGATTGATGCGGCTGAAGGTCGTGGCGGTGCGTTGAAAAAACGTGAAGAAGTACACCGCATGGCTGAAGCAAACAAAGCATTCTCTCACTTCCGTTTCTAA
- the rpsL gene encoding 30S ribosomal protein S12 — protein MPTINQLVRKGRQKPVYVNKVPALEACPQKRGVCTRVYTTTPKKPNSALRKVCKVRLTNGFEVISYIGGEGHNLQEHSVVLIRGGRVKDLPGVRYHTVRGSLDTAGVKDRKQARSKYGAKRPK, from the coding sequence ATGCCAACTATTAACCAATTGGTACGCAAAGGCCGTCAAAAGCCTGTGTACGTAAACAAAGTGCCTGCACTGGAAGCTTGCCCGCAAAAACGTGGCGTATGCACCCGTGTATACACAACTACCCCTAAAAAACCTAACTCTGCATTGCGTAAAGTATGTAAAGTTCGCTTGACCAACGGTTTTGAAGTAATTTCATACATCGGCGGTGAAGGTCACAACTTGCAAGAGCACAGCGTCGTATTGATTCGCGGCGGTCGTGTAAAAGACTTACCAGGTGTACGTTACCACACTGTACGCGGTTCTTTGGATACTGCAGGTGTTAAAGACCGTAAACAAGCCCGTTCTAAATACGGTGCTAAGCGTCCTAAATAA
- the rpoC gene encoding DNA-directed RNA polymerase subunit beta': MNLLNLFNPLQTTGMEEEFDAIKIGIASPETIRSWSYGEVKKPETINYRTFKPERDGLFCAKIFGPVKDYECLCGKYKRLKFKGVTCEKCGVEVTLSKVRRERMGHIELAAPVAHIWFLKSLPSRLGMVLDMTLRDIERVLYFEAFVVTDPGMTPLQRRQLLTEDDYYNKLDEYGDDFDAKMGAEGIRELLRTLDIVSEIEILRQELESTGSDTKIKKIAKRLKVLEAFHRSGMKLEWMIMDVLPVLPPDLRPLVPLDGGRFATSDLNDLYRRVINRNNRLKRLLELHAPDIIVRNEKRMLQEAVDSLLDNGRRGKAMTGANKRPLKSLADMIKGKGGRFRQNLLGKRVDYSGRSVITVGPYLRLHQCGLPKKMALELFKPFIFHKLEKQGLASTVKAAKKLVEQEVPEVWDILEEVIREHPIMLNRAPTLHRLGIQAFEPILIEGKAIQLHPLVCAAFNADFDGDQMAVHVPLSLEAQMEARTLMLASNNVLSPANGEPIIVPSQDIVLGLYYMTRDRINAKGEGSLFADVKEVHRAYHTKQVELGTKITVRLREWVKNEAGEFEPVVNRYETTVGRALLSEILPKGLPFEYINKALKKKEISKLINASFRLCGLRDTVIFADHLMYTGFGFAAKGGISIAVDDMEIPKEKAALLAEANAEVKEIEDQYRQGLVTNGERYNKVVDIWGRAGDKIAKAMMDNLSKQKVIDRDGNEVDQESFNSIYMMADSGARGSAAQIKQLSGMRGLMAKPDGSIIETPITSNFREGLTVLQYFIATHGARKGLADTALKTANSGYLTRRLVDVTQDLVVVEDDCGTSDGFVMKAVVQGGDVIEALRDRILGRVTASDVVDPSTGETLVEAGTLLTEKLVDIIDQSGVDEVKVRTPITCKTRHGLCAHCYGRDLARGKLVNAGEAVGVIAAQSIGEPGTQLTMRTFHIGGAASRAAAASQVEAKSNGTARFSSQMRYVANNKGELVVIGRSCEVVIHDEIGRERERHKVPYGAILLVQDGEAIKAGQTLATWDPHTRPMITEHAGLVKFENVEEGVTVAKQTDDVTGLSTLVVIDGKRRSSSASKLLRPTVKLLDENGLEICIPGTTTPVSMAFPVGAVITIREGQEVGKGDVLARIPQASSKTRDITGGLPRVAELFEARVPKDAGMLAEITGTVSFGKETKGKQRLIITDVDGVAYETLISKEKQILVHDGQVVNRGETIVDGAVDPHDILRLQGIEALARYIVQEVQEVYRLQGVKISDKHIEVIIRQMLRRVNIVDSGDTEFITGEQVERSDVMLANEKAIAEGKEPARYENVLLGITKASLSTDSFISAASFQETTRVLTEAAIMGKQDELRGLKENVIVGRLIPAGTGLTYHRSRHQQWQQADQETSETEALDE, translated from the coding sequence ATGAATTTGTTGAACTTATTTAATCCGTTGCAAACCACCGGCATGGAAGAAGAGTTTGATGCCATCAAAATCGGTATTGCCTCTCCCGAAACCATCCGCTCATGGTCTTATGGCGAAGTTAAAAAACCTGAAACCATTAACTACCGTACGTTCAAACCTGAGCGCGACGGTTTGTTCTGCGCCAAAATCTTTGGCCCGGTTAAAGACTATGAATGTTTGTGCGGTAAGTACAAACGCTTGAAATTTAAAGGCGTAACCTGTGAAAAATGTGGCGTAGAAGTTACCCTGTCCAAAGTGCGCCGCGAACGTATGGGCCATATCGAATTGGCTGCACCTGTTGCACATATTTGGTTCTTAAAATCCCTGCCTTCCCGCCTGGGTATGGTATTGGACATGACGTTGCGTGATATCGAACGTGTATTGTACTTTGAAGCATTCGTGGTGACCGATCCCGGCATGACTCCGTTGCAACGCCGTCAATTGCTGACTGAAGACGATTACTACAACAAGCTGGACGAATACGGCGATGACTTTGATGCCAAAATGGGTGCGGAAGGTATCCGCGAATTGCTGCGCACCCTGGATATTGTCAGCGAAATCGAAATCCTGCGTCAAGAGCTAGAATCTACCGGTTCTGACACTAAAATCAAAAAAATTGCCAAACGCTTGAAAGTATTGGAAGCCTTCCACCGTTCCGGTATGAAGCTGGAATGGATGATTATGGACGTGCTGCCGGTATTGCCACCTGATTTGCGTCCGTTGGTTCCATTGGATGGTGGTCGTTTTGCCACTTCCGATTTGAACGATTTGTACCGCCGCGTTATCAACCGTAACAACCGTCTGAAACGTCTGTTGGAACTGCATGCGCCTGACATCATCGTTCGTAATGAAAAACGTATGTTGCAAGAAGCAGTTGACTCTCTGTTGGATAACGGCCGTCGCGGTAAAGCCATGACCGGTGCCAATAAACGTCCGCTGAAATCATTGGCTGACATGATTAAAGGTAAAGGCGGCCGCTTCCGTCAAAACCTGCTGGGTAAACGTGTGGACTACTCCGGTCGTTCCGTGATTACCGTAGGCCCATACCTGCGTCTGCACCAATGTGGTCTGCCGAAAAAAATGGCGTTGGAACTGTTCAAACCATTCATTTTCCACAAATTGGAAAAACAAGGTTTGGCGTCTACTGTTAAAGCTGCGAAAAAATTGGTAGAACAAGAAGTACCTGAAGTATGGGATATCTTGGAAGAAGTGATCCGCGAACATCCGATTATGCTGAACCGTGCGCCAACCCTGCACCGTTTGGGTATTCAAGCGTTCGAACCTATCCTGATCGAAGGTAAAGCGATTCAGTTGCACCCATTGGTGTGTGCCGCATTTAACGCCGACTTTGACGGTGACCAAATGGCTGTACACGTTCCATTGAGCTTGGAAGCACAAATGGAAGCACGCACGCTGATGCTGGCTTCAAACAACGTATTGTCTCCAGCCAACGGCGAACCAATCATCGTACCTTCTCAAGATATCGTATTGGGTCTGTACTACATGACCCGCGACCGTATCAATGCCAAAGGCGAAGGCAGCCTGTTTGCCGATGTGAAAGAAGTGCATCGTGCATACCATACCAAACAGGTTGAACTGGGTACGAAAATTACCGTACGTCTGCGCGAATGGGTAAAAAACGAAGCAGGTGAGTTTGAGCCTGTCGTTAACCGTTACGAAACGACTGTCGGCCGTGCATTGTTGAGCGAAATCTTGCCTAAAGGCCTGCCGTTCGAGTACATCAACAAAGCGCTGAAGAAAAAAGAAATTTCTAAACTGATTAACGCATCATTCCGTCTGTGCGGTTTGCGTGACACAGTTATTTTTGCCGACCACTTGATGTATACCGGTTTCGGTTTTGCGGCTAAAGGCGGTATTTCCATTGCGGTTGACGATATGGAAATTCCGAAAGAAAAAGCAGCCTTGCTGGCTGAGGCTAATGCCGAAGTTAAAGAAATCGAAGACCAATACCGTCAAGGTTTGGTGACCAACGGCGAACGTTACAACAAAGTGGTCGATATTTGGGGTCGTGCCGGCGATAAGATCGCTAAAGCGATGATGGACAATCTGTCCAAACAAAAAGTTATCGACCGTGACGGCAACGAAGTTGATCAAGAGTCCTTCAACTCTATTTACATGATGGCCGACTCTGGTGCCCGTGGTTCTGCAGCTCAGATTAAACAGTTGTCCGGTATGCGTGGTTTGATGGCCAAACCTGACGGCTCTATTATCGAAACGCCAATTACCTCTAACTTCCGCGAAGGTTTGACTGTATTGCAATACTTTATTGCGACCCACGGTGCGCGTAAAGGTTTGGCGGATACCGCGTTGAAAACGGCAAACTCTGGTTACCTGACCCGTCGTCTGGTAGACGTAACTCAAGACTTGGTCGTTGTTGAAGATGATTGCGGTACTTCAGACGGCTTTGTCATGAAAGCAGTAGTACAAGGCGGTGACGTAATTGAAGCGTTGCGCGATCGTATTTTAGGCCGTGTTACAGCATCAGATGTTGTTGATCCTTCAACAGGCGAAACATTGGTTGAGGCAGGTACACTGCTGACTGAGAAATTAGTCGATATCATTGACCAATCTGGTGTTGACGAGGTTAAAGTCCGTACGCCAATTACTTGTAAAACCCGTCATGGTTTGTGTGCACACTGTTATGGCCGCGACTTGGCGCGCGGTAAACTGGTTAACGCTGGTGAAGCTGTAGGTGTAATTGCTGCACAATCTATTGGTGAGCCAGGTACTCAGCTGACCATGCGTACGTTCCACATCGGTGGTGCGGCATCTCGTGCGGCTGCTGCCAGCCAAGTGGAAGCCAAATCCAATGGTACAGCTCGTTTCAGCAGCCAAATGCGTTACGTTGCCAACAACAAAGGCGAATTGGTTGTCATTGGCCGCTCTTGTGAAGTTGTGATTCACGATGAAATCGGCCGTGAACGTGAACGTCACAAAGTACCTTACGGTGCAATCCTGTTGGTACAAGACGGCGAAGCCATTAAAGCCGGTCAAACTTTGGCAACTTGGGATCCGCATACCCGTCCGATGATTACCGAACATGCAGGTTTGGTGAAATTCGAAAACGTAGAAGAGGGTGTTACCGTTGCGAAACAAACTGACGATGTAACCGGTTTGTCTACTTTGGTAGTGATTGACGGCAAACGTCGTTCTTCTAGTGCTTCTAAACTGTTGCGTCCGACTGTCAAACTGTTGGATGAAAATGGTCTGGAAATTTGCATTCCTGGTACGACTACCCCAGTTTCTATGGCATTCCCGGTCGGTGCGGTGATTACCATCCGGGAAGGTCAGGAAGTCGGTAAGGGTGATGTGTTGGCGCGTATTCCACAAGCGTCTTCTAAAACCCGCGATATTACCGGTGGTCTGCCACGTGTAGCCGAATTGTTTGAAGCACGCGTGCCGAAAGATGCAGGTATGTTGGCTGAAATTACCGGTACCGTTTCCTTCGGTAAAGAAACCAAAGGTAAACAGCGTCTGATTATTACCGACGTAGACGGTGTAGCATACGAAACCCTGATTTCTAAAGAGAAACAGATTTTGGTACACGATGGTCAAGTGGTAAACCGCGGTGAAACCATCGTAGACGGTGCCGTAGACCCACACGACATTCTGCGTCTGCAAGGTATCGAAGCATTGGCTCGCTACATTGTTCAAGAGGTACAAGAGGTTTACCGCCTGCAAGGTGTGAAGATTTCCGATAAACACATCGAAGTCATCATCCGTCAAATGCTGCGTCGAGTGAACATTGTCGATTCCGGTGATACAGAGTTTATTACCGGCGAACAAGTTGAGCGTAGCGATGTGATGCTTGCCAATGAGAAAGCCATTGCTGAAGGCAAAGAGCCGGCACGTTATGAAAATGTGTTGTTGGGTATTACCAAAGCTTCCTTGTCTACCGACAGCTTCATTTCTGCAGCATCGTTCCAAGAAACAACCCGCGTCTTGACCGAGGCCGCTATCATGGGCAAGCAAGACGAGCTGCGCGGTTTAAAAGAGAACGTGATTGTCGGTCGATTGATTCCTGCCGGTACAGGTTTAACCTACCACCGCAGCCGTCATCAACAATGGCAGCAAGCCGATCAAGAAACTTCTGAAACCGAAGCTTTAGATGAATAA